From Alienimonas californiensis, a single genomic window includes:
- a CDS encoding MraY family glycosyltransferase: MTAFVLLTFAVALILSAAATGLMRRLAPRWGLVDAPDAARKVHTTPTPLGGGAAVWFAVIAPLLSGVAVAAAVRQGWLPESIVPTALRPHLAGTEAKLATLLAVLGAGSVLTAVGLWDDRRGLPWGWRLLVQFACAGIVVAAGVRFSLFLPGLSGRIAATTLTVLWLVVLTNAFNFLDNMNGLCSGTAAIAAAVLATIMLASLPRPHWFVGAMALTLCGALIGFLIHNWGGRIFLGDAGSTFVGFMLAACCALGTFYEAPVQGEGAGIHGFGNHVIFAPLCVLAVPLYDFATVLTIRLRDGASPFRPDRNHFSHRLTDRGLSKRGAVKTVWLCTLVTGLAGLLLYRVDGWVGASLCVAVVAGVLGIVAVLEFSTRRGGAAMPGLVPRPPGDGAAE; this comes from the coding sequence ATGACGGCGTTCGTCCTGCTGACCTTCGCCGTCGCGCTGATCCTCAGCGCGGCGGCGACCGGGTTGATGCGTCGGCTGGCCCCCCGGTGGGGGCTGGTCGACGCCCCGGACGCCGCCCGTAAGGTCCACACCACGCCCACGCCTCTGGGCGGGGGGGCGGCGGTCTGGTTCGCCGTGATCGCCCCGTTGCTGAGCGGCGTGGCCGTCGCCGCCGCGGTGCGGCAGGGTTGGCTGCCGGAGTCGATCGTGCCGACGGCGCTGCGGCCGCACCTTGCCGGAACGGAGGCGAAGCTGGCCACGCTGCTGGCCGTCCTCGGCGCCGGCAGCGTGCTCACCGCGGTGGGGCTCTGGGACGATCGCCGCGGCCTGCCGTGGGGCTGGCGGTTGCTCGTGCAGTTCGCCTGCGCCGGGATCGTGGTGGCGGCGGGCGTGCGGTTCAGCCTGTTCCTGCCGGGCCTGTCGGGTCGGATCGCGGCGACGACGCTGACGGTCCTCTGGCTGGTCGTGCTGACGAACGCCTTCAACTTTCTGGACAACATGAACGGCCTGTGCTCCGGCACCGCGGCGATCGCGGCGGCGGTGCTGGCGACGATCATGCTGGCCTCCCTGCCGCGGCCGCACTGGTTCGTCGGGGCGATGGCCCTGACGCTCTGCGGGGCACTGATCGGCTTCCTGATTCACAACTGGGGCGGCCGGATCTTCCTCGGCGACGCCGGCAGCACCTTCGTCGGGTTCATGCTCGCCGCCTGCTGCGCCCTGGGCACCTTCTACGAGGCCCCGGTGCAGGGCGAGGGGGCCGGTATCCACGGCTTCGGGAACCACGTGATCTTCGCGCCGCTGTGCGTCCTGGCGGTCCCGCTGTACGACTTCGCCACGGTCCTCACCATTCGACTGCGGGACGGGGCGAGCCCCTTTCGGCCGGACCGGAACCACTTTTCCCACCGGCTGACCGATCGCGGGCTCTCCAAACGGGGGGCGGTGAAGACGGTCTGGCTGTGCACGCTGGTGACGGGGCTGGCCGGGTTGCTGCTCTACCGGGTGGACGGGTGGGTCGGGGCGTCGCTGTGCGTGGCGGTCGTCGCCGGGGTGCTGGGGATCGTGGCGGTGCTGGAGTTCTCCACCCGCCGCGGCGGGGCGGCGATGCCCGGCCTGGTCCCCCGACCGCCCGGCGACGGCGCCGCGGAGTGA
- a CDS encoding sulfatase family protein, with translation MNRLPARPSVPASRSIRLLLAAVAVAATAPFAAAAPEADAAAKRPNVVFIFSDDHAAQAISAYGSRINQTPNIDRIGAEGMRFDRCYCTNSICGPSRAVILTGKHSHLNGFQQNGDRFDGSQQTFPKLLQQVGYQTALIGKWHLGSEPTGFDYSDVLRGQGHYYNTPFSKNGGPFEVQEGYVTDVITDKTLTWLKGEDGARDTEKPFFLMFQHKAPHREWEPGPDHLTMYDDVTIPEPDSLFDDYDGYPGRSDAARQQDMTISQTTTQSDLKLTPGKRRMNDEQWAKWQAAYGPKNEAFQQANLTGRDLVRWKYQRYVKDYLRCVAGVDDAIGEVLDYLDESGLAENTIVIYSSDQGFYLGEHGWFDKRFMYEESYQMPLLVKWPGVTKPGSVDKHLVSNLDFAETFLDFAGADIPEDMQGVSLVPLLKGEDPADWRDALYYHYYEFNPDRRTVHAVRRHNGVQTDRYKLIHFYNLGQYELFDLEKDPQEMNSVAEDPAYAEVLAGLKAKLIELQAEYEVPDDAGSVPAMPEWLEQDLKRKADDRQKETQTETKAAA, from the coding sequence ATGAACCGCCTGCCCGCTCGTCCCTCCGTTCCGGCGTCGAGGTCGATTCGCCTGCTCCTGGCCGCGGTCGCCGTCGCGGCGACCGCTCCGTTCGCCGCCGCCGCCCCGGAGGCCGACGCCGCGGCGAAGCGGCCGAACGTGGTGTTTATCTTCAGCGACGACCACGCCGCGCAGGCGATCAGCGCCTACGGCTCGCGGATCAACCAGACCCCGAACATCGATCGCATCGGGGCGGAGGGCATGCGGTTCGACCGCTGCTATTGCACGAACAGCATCTGCGGACCCAGCCGGGCGGTGATCCTCACCGGCAAGCACAGCCACCTCAACGGCTTCCAGCAGAACGGCGACCGCTTCGACGGCAGTCAGCAGACCTTTCCGAAACTGCTCCAGCAGGTCGGCTACCAGACGGCGCTGATCGGCAAGTGGCACCTCGGCAGCGAACCGACCGGGTTCGACTACTCGGACGTCCTCCGCGGGCAGGGTCACTACTACAACACCCCGTTCAGCAAGAACGGCGGCCCCTTCGAGGTGCAGGAGGGCTACGTCACCGACGTGATCACGGACAAAACCCTCACTTGGCTGAAGGGCGAGGACGGCGCCCGCGACACGGAGAAGCCCTTCTTCCTGATGTTCCAGCACAAGGCCCCGCACCGCGAGTGGGAGCCCGGCCCGGATCACCTGACGATGTACGACGACGTCACGATCCCGGAGCCCGACAGCCTGTTCGACGACTACGACGGCTATCCCGGCCGCAGCGACGCCGCCCGTCAGCAGGACATGACGATCTCCCAGACGACGACGCAGAGCGACCTGAAGTTGACCCCGGGGAAGCGTCGCATGAACGACGAGCAGTGGGCCAAGTGGCAGGCCGCCTACGGCCCGAAGAACGAGGCGTTCCAGCAGGCGAACCTGACCGGCAGGGACCTCGTGCGGTGGAAGTACCAGCGGTACGTCAAGGACTACCTCCGCTGCGTCGCCGGCGTGGACGACGCGATCGGCGAGGTGCTGGACTACCTGGACGAGTCGGGTCTCGCGGAGAATACGATCGTGATCTACTCCAGCGACCAGGGCTTCTACCTCGGGGAGCACGGCTGGTTCGACAAACGGTTCATGTACGAGGAGAGCTACCAGATGCCCCTGCTGGTCAAGTGGCCCGGCGTCACGAAGCCCGGCTCGGTCGACAAGCACCTCGTCAGCAACCTCGACTTCGCGGAGACCTTCCTGGACTTCGCCGGGGCCGACATCCCGGAGGACATGCAGGGGGTGAGCCTCGTCCCGCTGCTGAAGGGCGAGGACCCGGCCGACTGGCGGGACGCTCTGTACTACCACTACTACGAGTTCAACCCGGACCGCCGCACGGTGCACGCCGTCCGCCGGCATAACGGCGTGCAGACGGACCGCTATAAGCTGATCCACTTCTACAACCTCGGGCAGTATGAACTGTTCGATCTGGAAAAAGATCCGCAGGAGATGAACAGCGTCGCCGAGGACCCCGCCTACGCCGAGGTCCTGGCCGGGTTGAAAGCGAAGCTGATCGAACTGCAGGCGGAGTACGAGGTGCCCGACGACGCCGGCAGCGTGCCGGCGATGCCGGAGTGGCTGGAGCAGGACCTCAAGCGGAAGGCTGACGACCGGCAGAAGGAAACGCAGACCGAAACCAAGGCGGCCGCGTGA
- the yaaA gene encoding peroxide stress protein YaaA, with protein sequence MLLTLSPSKTLAERPEPPLPEGVTATEPGLLDRSERLVKRLRQFSKPKLAALMGVSDKLAELNHARFKTWSRPFTETNSVPAVRAFRGDVYDGLAADDWTADDLAFAQERLRILSGLYGVLRPLDRVQPYRLEMGTRFPQATKRSPGTLYEYWGEELTERLRRDLAAFGDEPVLLDLASREYAKAAPLPDVRTITPAFKEERDDGPPRMIALFAKQARGAMARWVVRERVTSPDRLPEFDGLGFRYQPDLSQPDAPVFTRRRA encoded by the coding sequence GTGCTGCTGACGCTCTCCCCTTCCAAAACGCTCGCCGAGCGGCCCGAGCCGCCGCTGCCGGAGGGCGTCACGGCGACCGAACCCGGCCTGCTGGACCGCTCGGAACGGCTGGTCAAACGGCTGCGGCAGTTCTCGAAGCCGAAGCTCGCCGCGCTGATGGGCGTCAGCGACAAACTGGCCGAACTGAACCACGCCCGGTTCAAGACGTGGTCCCGACCGTTCACTGAGACGAACAGCGTCCCGGCGGTGCGGGCCTTCCGCGGCGACGTCTACGACGGCCTCGCCGCCGACGACTGGACCGCGGACGACCTCGCCTTCGCCCAGGAGCGACTGCGGATTCTCTCCGGCCTATACGGCGTGCTCCGCCCGCTGGACCGCGTTCAGCCCTACCGGCTGGAGATGGGGACGAGGTTCCCGCAGGCCACGAAGCGAAGCCCCGGCACGCTGTACGAATATTGGGGCGAGGAGCTGACCGAACGGCTGCGGAGGGATCTCGCCGCGTTCGGCGACGAACCCGTCCTGCTGGACCTCGCCTCCCGCGAGTACGCCAAGGCGGCCCCGCTGCCGGACGTGCGAACGATCACGCCGGCCTTCAAGGAAGAGCGGGACGACGGCCCGCCGCGGATGATCGCCCTGTTCGCCAAGCAGGCTCGCGGGGCAATGGCCCGCTGGGTCGTGCGGGAGCGGGTCACGTCCCCGGACCGCCTGCCGGAGTTCGACGGCCTCGGCTTTCGCTATCAGCCGGATCTGTCGCAGCCGGACGCCCCCGTCTTCACCCGGCGAAGAGCCTAG
- the queG gene encoding tRNA epoxyqueuosine(34) reductase QueG, whose protein sequence is MNAAPLTAALKQKAEELGFDLCGVAPAARPDTLDALTEWLDRGLHGEMGYLERRRDAYAHPDGVLPGVKSVVMLAASYHTPDPPEALAPPPGFGKVARYARGGVDYHDLLRKRMKPLAALLHEQCPGGRTRTVVDTAPLLERDFARRAGLGWFGKNTLLLNKRAGSYLLLSAILTDAVLEYDPPHESSHCGTCTACLDACPTDAFVGPHVLDARRCIAYLTIESKEPIPDDLKEGCGDWLFGCDICQEVCPWNRKPQRTNDRAFAPRPDLAPANAAAIAAMSDEELRAAFKGTPLERPGPDGLRRNAENVLRNAGVNVSRATPERTPDWETGESNGAGVN, encoded by the coding sequence GTGAACGCCGCCCCCCTCACCGCCGCCCTGAAACAGAAGGCGGAGGAACTCGGCTTCGACCTCTGCGGCGTCGCCCCCGCCGCCCGGCCGGACACGCTGGACGCCCTCACGGAGTGGCTCGACCGCGGCCTCCACGGCGAGATGGGCTACCTGGAACGCCGCCGCGACGCCTACGCCCACCCGGACGGCGTGCTGCCGGGGGTGAAGAGCGTGGTGATGCTCGCCGCGAGCTACCACACCCCCGATCCGCCGGAGGCCCTCGCCCCGCCGCCCGGCTTCGGCAAGGTCGCCCGCTACGCCCGCGGCGGGGTCGACTATCACGACCTGCTGCGCAAGCGGATGAAGCCGCTCGCCGCCCTGCTCCACGAACAGTGCCCCGGCGGTCGCACCCGCACCGTCGTGGACACCGCCCCGCTCCTGGAACGGGACTTCGCCCGCCGTGCCGGCCTGGGGTGGTTCGGCAAGAACACCCTGCTGCTCAACAAGCGGGCCGGCAGTTACCTGCTGCTCTCGGCGATCCTCACGGACGCCGTGCTGGAGTACGACCCGCCGCACGAATCCTCGCACTGCGGCACCTGCACGGCCTGCCTGGACGCCTGCCCGACCGACGCCTTCGTCGGCCCGCACGTGCTCGACGCCCGCCGCTGCATCGCCTACCTCACCATCGAGTCGAAGGAGCCGATCCCGGACGACCTGAAGGAGGGCTGCGGCGACTGGCTGTTCGGCTGCGATATTTGCCAGGAGGTCTGCCCCTGGAACCGCAAGCCGCAACGGACGAACGACCGGGCGTTCGCCCCCCGCCCGGACCTCGCCCCCGCCAACGCCGCCGCCATCGCCGCGATGAGCGACGAGGAACTGCGGGCTGCCTTCAAAGGCACCCCGCTGGAGCGCCCCGGCCCCGACGGCCTCCGTCGCAACGCGGAGAACGTGCTGCGGAACGCGGGAGTCAATGTCTCCCGCGCGACTCCCGAGCGGACTCCCGATTGGGAGACAGGCGAGTCGAACGGTGCCGGAGTAAACTGA
- a CDS encoding DUF971 domain-containing protein: MPPALSPDARPGDAGPPTAVRVHGAERVLELEWPDLSAQVPFRALRLACPCAVCVSETTGRRLLDPATVPETIAPQEVALAGNYALRVTWQGGHDTGLFTWRYLREIAAAAHAA, encoded by the coding sequence ATGCCCCCCGCTCTCTCGCCCGACGCCCGCCCCGGCGACGCCGGCCCGCCCACCGCCGTCCGCGTTCACGGCGCCGAGCGGGTGTTGGAACTCGAATGGCCGGATCTGTCGGCGCAGGTGCCGTTTCGCGCGCTGCGGCTCGCCTGCCCCTGTGCGGTGTGCGTCTCGGAGACGACCGGCCGGCGGCTGCTCGATCCGGCGACGGTGCCGGAGACGATCGCCCCGCAGGAGGTGGCCCTCGCCGGCAACTACGCCCTGCGGGTGACGTGGCAGGGCGGGCACGACACCGGCCTGTTCACCTGGCGCTACCTCCGCGAGATCGCCGCCGCGGCGCACGCCGCCTGA
- the cyaB gene encoding class IV adenylate cyclase has translation MYEVELKFPLPPGGDRDAVLQALANRGAAFGEPVTQVDVYYNHPVRDFAETDEALRVRIVTGADGVPHGRMTYKGPKVDADTKTRVEFEPKLAAGPNNVHALTEALRRLGFREVFTVTKTRRTAEIVVEADDAAQRNYEVTRDAVEGLGEYLEIETSADDGSLSSARTALLAFAADLGLRASERRSYLGLLLEQSETPTDGGCKT, from the coding sequence ATGTACGAAGTCGAACTGAAGTTCCCCCTGCCCCCCGGCGGCGACCGCGACGCCGTGCTGCAGGCGTTGGCGAACCGCGGCGCCGCGTTTGGGGAGCCGGTCACGCAGGTCGACGTCTACTACAATCACCCCGTCCGCGACTTCGCCGAGACGGACGAAGCCCTGCGGGTACGGATCGTGACCGGGGCCGACGGCGTGCCGCACGGCCGCATGACCTACAAGGGACCGAAGGTCGACGCCGACACGAAAACCCGGGTGGAGTTCGAACCGAAGCTCGCCGCGGGGCCGAACAACGTGCACGCGCTCACCGAGGCCCTCCGCCGCCTCGGCTTCCGTGAGGTGTTCACGGTGACGAAAACCCGCCGGACGGCGGAGATCGTCGTCGAGGCGGACGACGCGGCGCAGCGCAACTATGAGGTGACCCGCGACGCCGTGGAGGGGTTAGGCGAGTATCTGGAGATCGAGACGTCCGCGGACGACGGCTCGCTGAGCAGTGCCCGGACGGCCCTGCTGGCGTTCGCGGCGGACCTCGGGCTGCGCGCCAGCGAGCGCCGCAGCTACCTCGGCTTGTTGCTCGAACAGTCGGAAACCCCCACCGATGGGGGGTGCAAAACCTAG
- the recA gene encoding recombinase RecA — protein sequence MLSNAMGQIEKAFGEGSIMRLNKDSGNAGIPGIPTGALSLDLALGGRGLPKGRIVEIYGPESSGKTTLALSVLGNAQRDGGVAAFIDAEHALDPSWAKRLGVNLEDLLVSQPTYGEEGLQIAEMLIKSNAVDVVVIDSVAALTPKAELDGEIGDSHVGLQARMMSQAMRKLTGAISRSKCTVIFINQIREKIGVMFGSPETTPGGRALKFYSSVRIDVRRIATLKDGDVTTGIRMKAKVVKNKVAPPFRIAEFDMLNETGISYEGDLLDLAVEDKLIQKSGSWFSHGENRMGQGRERAREYLVENPDIAAELRAGVLKARGFGDPENQGEDAEELHAVEAE from the coding sequence ATGCTCTCCAACGCCATGGGGCAGATCGAAAAGGCCTTCGGCGAAGGCTCGATCATGCGGCTGAACAAGGACTCCGGCAACGCCGGCATCCCCGGCATCCCGACGGGGGCGCTCTCGCTGGACCTCGCCCTCGGCGGCCGCGGGCTGCCGAAGGGCCGCATCGTCGAGATCTACGGCCCGGAGAGCAGCGGCAAGACGACCCTGGCGCTGTCCGTCCTCGGCAACGCCCAGCGGGACGGCGGCGTCGCTGCTTTTATCGACGCTGAGCACGCGCTCGACCCCAGTTGGGCGAAGCGGCTGGGCGTGAACCTGGAGGACCTGCTCGTCTCCCAGCCGACCTACGGCGAGGAGGGGCTTCAGATCGCGGAGATGCTCATCAAGAGCAACGCCGTCGATGTGGTCGTAATCGACTCCGTCGCCGCCCTCACCCCCAAGGCGGAGTTGGACGGGGAGATCGGCGACAGCCACGTCGGGTTGCAGGCCCGCATGATGAGTCAGGCGATGCGCAAGCTCACCGGCGCCATCTCCCGCAGCAAATGCACGGTGATCTTCATCAACCAGATCCGCGAGAAGATCGGCGTGATGTTCGGCTCCCCGGAGACCACCCCCGGCGGGCGAGCGCTGAAGTTCTACTCCTCCGTACGGATCGACGTGCGGCGGATCGCGACGCTGAAGGACGGCGACGTGACGACCGGCATCCGCATGAAGGCGAAGGTCGTTAAGAACAAGGTCGCCCCGCCGTTCCGCATCGCGGAGTTCGACATGTTGAACGAGACCGGCATCTCCTACGAGGGCGACCTGCTGGACCTCGCCGTCGAGGACAAGCTGATCCAGAAGAGCGGCTCGTGGTTCAGCCACGGCGAGAACCGTATGGGTCAGGGCCGCGAGCGGGCCCGAGAGTACCTGGTCGAGAATCCGGACATCGCGGCGGAACTCCGGGCTGGCGTGCTGAAGGCCCGCGGGTTCGGCGACCCGGAGAATCAGGGCGAAGACGCCGAGGAGCTCCACGCGGTCGAGGCGGAGTGA
- a CDS encoding trypsin-like peptidase domain-containing protein: MSLLLLSAALLAPPCSEAGVGDAVLAVRVSRPFARPAGLFGAAGEEMLAEQSGVLLARPGGEPALLTTFRAAAFAPTAAESVGADRLPGDVRAVVRLPDGRSTPIAVLAADPHSGLAAFVPVEPGAFSDLPTARLAEGAGPELGETICILHRSENGSNAAVPRAVAGFGRSYPAAAAGGGRDWVGDDPGPGVLHAFGTLADLDPPPPPGASGGGAFDADGALVGLLIEPEAGDALPPRMLPLTGEFRRVVEALLAGEAVGYGLLGVEPASVTADAAAAVLPGEAAAGAASLEDVRGNSPAERAGLRRGDWIVGFTDESGVSTPVSSAADLVRLTALTPPGATVTLEAIVPRTGVRRSVAVALVAAATGRAAGGWPAVATEPRGLPVRGLRVDWPTAAALTPPGEPLPTGALIVAADALPVADANPLGRRVVRVGDRIEAVNGQPIASPAEFAARVAETPGPVAVRLSDGTAATLP, from the coding sequence GTGTCATTGCTGCTCCTCTCCGCCGCGCTGCTCGCCCCGCCCTGCTCCGAGGCGGGGGTCGGCGACGCCGTGCTGGCGGTGCGGGTGAGCCGACCGTTCGCCCGGCCGGCCGGCCTGTTCGGGGCGGCGGGGGAGGAGATGCTCGCGGAGCAATCCGGCGTGCTGCTGGCCCGTCCCGGCGGCGAGCCGGCCCTGCTGACGACCTTCCGGGCCGCGGCCTTCGCCCCGACGGCCGCCGAATCGGTCGGAGCGGATCGCTTGCCGGGAGACGTCCGCGCCGTCGTGCGACTGCCGGACGGCCGCTCGACGCCGATCGCCGTGCTCGCCGCCGATCCCCACAGCGGGCTGGCGGCGTTCGTCCCCGTGGAGCCGGGGGCGTTCTCCGACCTCCCGACGGCCCGTCTGGCCGAGGGCGCCGGTCCCGAGCTCGGCGAGACGATCTGCATCTTGCACCGGAGCGAGAACGGGTCGAACGCCGCCGTGCCCCGCGCCGTCGCCGGCTTTGGACGCTCCTATCCTGCCGCCGCCGCGGGCGGCGGGCGGGACTGGGTCGGCGACGACCCCGGCCCCGGCGTGCTGCACGCGTTCGGGACGCTGGCGGACCTCGATCCCCCCCCGCCCCCGGGCGCCTCCGGCGGCGGAGCGTTCGACGCGGACGGAGCGTTGGTCGGGTTGCTAATCGAACCGGAGGCCGGGGACGCCCTGCCGCCGCGGATGCTCCCGCTGACCGGCGAGTTTCGTCGCGTGGTCGAGGCGCTGCTGGCCGGGGAGGCGGTCGGCTACGGGCTGCTGGGGGTCGAACCGGCGTCCGTCACGGCGGACGCCGCGGCCGCCGTCCTGCCGGGGGAGGCCGCGGCCGGGGCGGCATCCTTAGAGGACGTCCGTGGAAACAGCCCGGCGGAGCGGGCCGGGCTGCGGCGGGGCGACTGGATCGTCGGCTTCACCGACGAGAGCGGCGTGTCGACGCCGGTGTCGTCCGCGGCGGATCTGGTGCGGCTCACCGCTCTCACCCCGCCGGGGGCCACGGTGACGCTGGAGGCGATCGTCCCCCGCACCGGCGTGCGGCGGAGCGTCGCCGTCGCCCTGGTCGCGGCCGCGACCGGGCGGGCCGCCGGCGGGTGGCCGGCGGTCGCCACGGAGCCGCGGGGTCTGCCGGTGCGGGGCCTGCGGGTGGACTGGCCCACCGCCGCCGCCCTCACCCCGCCCGGCGAGCCATTGCCGACCGGGGCGCTGATCGTCGCGGCGGACGCCCTCCCGGTTGCGGACGCGAACCCGCTGGGGCGGCGGGTTGTCCGCGTCGGCGATCGGATCGAGGCGGTGAACGGTCAGCCGATCGCCTCCCCCGCGGAGTTCGCCGCCCGCGTCGCCGAGACGCCCGGCCCCGTGGCGGTGCGGCTGTCCGACGGCACGGCGGCGACGCTGCCCTGA
- the alaS gene encoding alanine--tRNA ligase produces the protein MKTDDLRAAYLDFFEAKGCVRRPSDVLVPKDDPTVLFTPAGMNQFKAEFLGLGKPDFKSAVTSQKCLRTGDIENVGVTARHHTFFEMLGNFSFGDYFKREAIHWAWEFLTSKKWLGMNPDELNVTVYEEDDEAAGIWANEIGLEQARIRRHGEHDNFWPAGAPTNGPDGVCGPCSEIFHHPGGFDPAKEGTEIWNLVFTQFERKGAPPDNLIPLPAKNIDTGMGLERTAAVLQGVKANFEIDTLRPLCDAAAEAVGVPYDYDAKTGRPVRRIADHARAVVMAVHEGVRPGNSMAEYVVKQLLRRASLEGYLLGRTEPFLYSLVQPVVDSLKAAYPELTQTVASTVDTVKAEEERFLSTVDRGIKRFDRAVEAAQQQGANAIDGDAAWELHGTYGVLVEMTEALAARHNLSVDRQRFEELRSEHEKTSGTGAFADSVMAAGPIDAVKKEHGETVFLGYDATEADATILGVIAQGRLVPTLDEVGHAEPVGLILDRTPFYAEAGGQVGDVGSIMSDGMRFRVSDTQKQGGLTVHLGHLEAGSLTAGANVQAAVDADRRAAIRRAHSATHLLHHALHETIGKDATQRGSVVEPDRLRFDFAHRQAVTPAELETIEDRINLRVMEGSSIDTNEMDLAEAKTLGAMMLFGEKYPDRVRVVNAGGFSIEFCGGTHATNTGQLGLCRIVSEESVGTGVRRITAVTGPRAIREAREAGAVLKQATDLLKAGKPEELPGRVTALQEELKEARKQLAAATAKSAAGGADELLAQAETVTLPDGTTAKIIAHDLNGAPREALRTLADTLRKKGEAAGTPVAAILGTVVDGKVALLAAVSPALVKLGVKAGDAVKVAAQEVGGGGGGRPDLAEAGGKRPEFLEQALKKSHIHIRNSCESVK, from the coding sequence ATGAAGACCGACGACCTCCGCGCCGCCTACCTCGACTTCTTCGAGGCCAAAGGCTGCGTCCGCCGCCCCAGCGATGTGCTCGTCCCCAAGGACGACCCCACCGTGCTGTTCACCCCCGCCGGGATGAACCAGTTCAAGGCGGAGTTCCTCGGCCTCGGCAAGCCGGACTTCAAATCGGCCGTCACCAGCCAGAAGTGCCTGCGCACCGGCGACATCGAGAACGTCGGCGTCACCGCCCGGCACCACACGTTCTTCGAGATGCTGGGCAATTTCTCGTTCGGGGATTACTTCAAACGGGAGGCGATCCACTGGGCGTGGGAGTTCCTCACCTCCAAAAAATGGCTCGGGATGAACCCGGACGAGCTGAACGTCACCGTCTACGAGGAGGACGACGAAGCCGCCGGCATCTGGGCGAACGAGATCGGCCTGGAGCAGGCCCGCATCCGCCGGCACGGGGAGCACGACAACTTCTGGCCCGCCGGCGCCCCCACCAACGGCCCGGACGGCGTCTGCGGCCCGTGCAGCGAGATCTTCCATCACCCGGGGGGCTTCGACCCGGCGAAGGAAGGAACTGAGATCTGGAACCTCGTGTTCACCCAGTTCGAGCGGAAGGGCGCCCCGCCGGACAACCTGATCCCCCTGCCGGCGAAGAACATCGACACCGGCATGGGCCTGGAACGCACCGCCGCGGTGCTGCAGGGCGTGAAGGCGAACTTCGAGATCGACACCCTCCGCCCGCTCTGCGACGCCGCCGCGGAGGCCGTCGGCGTGCCCTACGACTACGACGCCAAAACCGGCCGCCCCGTCCGCCGCATCGCGGACCACGCCCGGGCCGTGGTGATGGCCGTGCACGAAGGCGTCCGGCCGGGCAACTCGATGGCAGAGTACGTGGTCAAACAGCTCCTCCGGCGGGCCTCGCTGGAGGGCTACCTGCTGGGCCGGACCGAGCCGTTCCTGTACTCGCTGGTGCAGCCGGTCGTGGACAGCCTGAAGGCCGCCTACCCGGAACTCACGCAGACCGTCGCCAGCACGGTCGACACGGTGAAGGCCGAGGAGGAACGCTTCCTCTCCACCGTCGACCGCGGGATCAAACGCTTCGACCGGGCTGTCGAGGCGGCCCAGCAGCAGGGCGCGAACGCCATCGACGGCGACGCCGCCTGGGAACTGCACGGCACCTACGGGGTGCTGGTCGAGATGACCGAGGCCCTCGCCGCCCGGCACAACCTCTCCGTGGACCGCCAGCGGTTCGAGGAGCTGCGGTCCGAGCACGAGAAGACCAGCGGCACCGGCGCCTTCGCGGACAGCGTGATGGCTGCCGGCCCGATCGACGCCGTCAAGAAGGAGCACGGCGAAACCGTGTTCCTCGGCTACGACGCCACCGAAGCCGACGCCACGATCCTCGGCGTGATCGCCCAGGGCCGGCTGGTCCCCACATTGGACGAGGTCGGCCACGCCGAGCCGGTCGGCCTGATCCTCGACCGCACCCCCTTCTACGCCGAGGCCGGCGGTCAGGTGGGCGACGTGGGGTCGATCATGTCGGACGGCATGCGGTTCCGCGTGTCGGACACCCAGAAACAGGGCGGGCTGACGGTGCACCTCGGGCATCTCGAAGCCGGGTCGCTGACGGCCGGGGCGAACGTGCAGGCCGCCGTCGACGCCGACCGCCGGGCGGCCATCCGGCGGGCGCACTCCGCCACGCACCTGCTCCATCACGCCCTGCACGAGACGATCGGCAAGGACGCGACCCAGCGCGGCAGCGTGGTCGAGCCGGACCGGCTGCGGTTCGACTTCGCCCACCGGCAGGCCGTCACCCCGGCGGAGCTGGAAACGATCGAGGACCGCATCAATTTGCGGGTGATGGAGGGCTCGTCGATCGACACGAACGAGATGGACCTCGCCGAGGCCAAAACGCTCGGCGCCATGATGCTGTTCGGCGAGAAATACCCGGACCGCGTGCGGGTGGTGAACGCCGGCGGGTTCAGCATTGAGTTCTGCGGCGGCACGCACGCCACGAACACCGGGCAGCTGGGCCTGTGCCGGATCGTCAGCGAGGAGAGCGTCGGCACCGGCGTGCGTCGCATCACGGCGGTGACGGGTCCGCGGGCGATCCGCGAGGCCCGGGAAGCCGGGGCCGTGTTGAAGCAGGCGACGGACCTGTTGAAGGCCGGCAAGCCGGAGGAGTTGCCGGGCCGGGTGACGGCGTTGCAGGAGGAATTAAAGGAGGCCCGCAAACAGCTCGCCGCCGCGACCGCCAAAAGTGCCGCCGGCGGGGCCGACGAACTGTTGGCGCAGGCCGAAACGGTCACACTGCCGGACGGCACGACGGCGAAGATCATCGCCCACGACCTGAACGGCGCCCCCCGCGAGGCCCTCCGCACGCTGGCGGACACGCTCCGCAAGAAGGGCGAAGCGGCCGGCACCCCGGTCGCGGCGATCCTCGGCACGGTCGTCGACGGCAAGGTCGCCCTGCTGGCCGCCGTCAGCCCGGCCCTGGTCAAGCTCGGCGTGAAGGCCGGCGACGCGGTGAAGGTCGCCGCCCAAGAGGTCGGCGGCGGCGGCGGCGGCCGCCCGGACTTGGCGGAGGCGGGTGGCAAGCGGCCAGAGTTTCTAGAGCAGGCCCTGAAAAAGTCGCACATCCACATCCGGAATAGTTGCGAGTCGGTCAAGTGA